Proteins found in one Litorihabitans aurantiacus genomic segment:
- the recA gene encoding recombinase RecA: MATQSGKQGKQQAGKQPDKLKALEAALGQLDRQYGTGSVMRLGDNVRPPIEVIPTGSVALDIALGIGGLPRGRIIEVYGPESSGKTTVALHAVASAQRAGGIAAFIDAEHALDPEYAKKLGVDTDVLYVSQPDTGEQALEIADSLIRSGALDIIVIDSVAALVPKAEIEGEMGDSHVGLQARLMSQALRKLTGALSASGTTAIFINQLREKIGVFFGSPETTTGGKALKFYASVRLDVRRIETLKEGTDAVGNRTRVKIVKNKMAPPFKQAEFDILYGRGISREGGLIDMGVDEGFVRKSGAWYTYEGDQLGQGKENARKFLIDNPDLADEIEQKIKAKLGIGVQVPEDASALDALDEEPVDF; this comes from the coding sequence ATGGCGACCCAGTCAGGCAAGCAGGGCAAGCAGCAGGCGGGCAAGCAGCCCGACAAGCTGAAGGCGCTCGAGGCGGCCCTCGGCCAGCTCGACCGTCAGTACGGCACCGGATCGGTCATGCGCCTGGGCGACAACGTCCGGCCGCCGATCGAGGTCATCCCGACCGGGTCGGTCGCGCTCGACATCGCGCTCGGCATCGGAGGCCTCCCGCGCGGCCGCATCATCGAGGTCTACGGCCCCGAGAGCTCGGGAAAGACGACGGTGGCGCTGCACGCCGTCGCGAGCGCGCAGCGGGCCGGCGGCATCGCCGCGTTCATCGACGCCGAGCACGCGCTCGACCCCGAGTACGCCAAGAAGCTCGGCGTCGACACCGACGTGCTCTACGTCTCCCAGCCCGACACGGGGGAGCAGGCGCTCGAGATCGCGGACTCCCTGATCCGCTCGGGCGCGCTCGACATCATCGTGATCGACTCCGTCGCTGCGCTCGTGCCGAAGGCGGAGATCGAGGGTGAGATGGGTGACAGCCACGTCGGCCTCCAGGCCCGTCTCATGTCGCAGGCGCTGCGCAAGCTCACGGGCGCCCTCTCCGCCTCCGGCACCACCGCGATCTTCATCAACCAGCTGCGCGAGAAGATCGGCGTGTTCTTCGGCTCGCCCGAGACCACCACGGGTGGCAAGGCGCTGAAGTTCTACGCCTCGGTGCGCCTGGACGTGCGCCGGATCGAGACCCTCAAGGAGGGCACCGACGCGGTGGGCAACCGCACGCGCGTGAAGATCGTCAAGAACAAGATGGCCCCGCCCTTCAAGCAGGCTGAGTTCGACATCCTGTACGGCCGCGGCATCTCCCGCGAGGGCGGCCTGATCGACATGGGTGTGGACGAGGGCTTCGTGCGCAAGTCGGGCGCCTGGTACACCTACGAGGGCGACCAGCTGGGCCAGGGCAAGGAGAACGCCCGCAAGTTCCTCATCGACAACCCGGACCTGGCCGACGAGATCGAGCAGAAGATCAAGGCCAAGCTCGGCATCGGTGTCCAGGTTCCGGAGGACGCCTCGGCGCTCGACGCGCTCGACGAGGAGCCGGTGGACTTCTGA